One genomic segment of Rhodothermales bacterium includes these proteins:
- a CDS encoding pyridoxal-phosphate dependent enzyme produces the protein MWHENILGSIGDTPLVKLSRIPAGIPCTVLAKVEFFNPGGSVKDRIGIAMIEDAEAKGLLKPGGTIIEGTSGNTGAGLAIAAIAKGYKCIFTTTDKQSQEKTDVLRAFGAEVIVCPTAVAPDDPRSYYSVAKRLSTEIPNSFYPNQYDHPANTEAHYRTTGPELWEQTEGRITHYFAGAGTGGTISGTTKYIKERNPDLTTVGVDPFGSVYHVYFHTGVFDESEIYPYFIEGVGEDILAGNMDFSLVDDFVQVTDKAAMQMTRRLAREEGLFVGQSCGMVVAGMMQWLDDHRDELKEDDVVVVLLPDSGFRYLSKTYNDEWMHRHGFLDQPTAVTVASILSGRKGERGVVALAPDDTLAETIGVMMQHGISQVPVMDGGKVVGSLTEKRILNLLIEEPDARDRAVREVMGSPLPILPMHTTLEELSAHLDAQTGAVLVHAPDDDHYDIITRSDLISALAESGRSQQKTR, from the coding sequence ATGTGGCACGAGAACATCCTCGGCAGTATCGGCGATACGCCGCTCGTAAAGCTGAGCCGGATCCCGGCCGGGATCCCCTGCACCGTCCTCGCCAAGGTGGAGTTCTTCAACCCCGGCGGCTCCGTCAAGGACCGCATCGGGATCGCGATGATCGAGGACGCCGAGGCGAAGGGGCTCCTCAAGCCCGGCGGCACCATCATCGAAGGCACGAGCGGGAACACCGGCGCCGGCCTCGCCATCGCGGCCATCGCCAAGGGCTATAAGTGCATCTTCACCACGACCGACAAACAGAGCCAGGAAAAGACCGACGTGCTCCGCGCCTTTGGCGCCGAGGTCATCGTCTGCCCGACGGCCGTCGCCCCCGACGACCCCCGCTCGTACTACTCCGTGGCGAAGCGGCTCTCGACCGAGATCCCCAACTCGTTCTACCCCAACCAATACGACCACCCCGCCAACACCGAGGCGCACTACCGCACGACGGGCCCCGAGTTGTGGGAGCAGACGGAGGGCCGCATCACGCACTACTTCGCCGGGGCCGGCACGGGCGGCACGATCTCCGGCACGACGAAGTACATCAAGGAGCGGAACCCCGACCTCACGACCGTCGGCGTGGACCCCTTCGGCTCGGTCTACCACGTCTACTTCCACACCGGCGTCTTCGACGAGTCCGAGATCTACCCCTACTTCATCGAGGGCGTCGGCGAGGACATCCTCGCGGGCAACATGGACTTCTCCCTCGTCGACGACTTCGTGCAGGTGACGGACAAGGCGGCGATGCAGATGACGCGGCGGCTCGCACGGGAAGAGGGCCTCTTCGTCGGGCAGAGCTGCGGGATGGTCGTCGCCGGGATGATGCAGTGGCTCGACGATCACCGCGACGAGCTGAAGGAAGACGACGTCGTCGTCGTGCTCCTCCCGGACTCCGGCTTCCGCTACCTCTCGAAGACGTACAACGACGAGTGGATGCACCGCCACGGCTTCCTCGACCAGCCGACGGCCGTGACCGTCGCCTCGATTCTGAGCGGGCGCAAGGGCGAGCGCGGCGTCGTCGCGCTCGCGCCCGACGACACCCTCGCCGAGACGATCGGCGTGATGATGCAGCACGGGATCAGTCAGGTGCCGGTGATGGACGGCGGGAAGGTGGTCGGGAGCCTCACCGAGAAGCGGATCCTCAACCTCCTCATCGAGGAGCCCGACGCCCGCGACCGCGCCGTGCGCGAGGTGATGGGGAGCCCGCTTCCCATCCTCCCGATGCACACCACGCTCGAAGAGCTCTCCGCTCACCTCGACGCGCAGACGGGCGCCGTGCTCGTCCACGCCCCCGACGACGACCACTACGACATCATCACCCGGTCCGACCTGATCTCGGCGCTCGCCGAGTCCGGCCGGTCCCAGCAGAAAACCCGATGA
- a CDS encoding SH3 domain-containing protein, with protein sequence MRARLVLCFGIVACLFAPVASAQSGAPSRSSTSSETMATGQQVGYLLADKVYAKPDAFSEEVSSITRDDQVRITPVANQEGWYEVYKVGESVRAGFAFRPYVSRFGSAGLASYKPEENRRTGGERASADEPLSEVVFAAVPAGTGAIRIVNEWANVRVGPGMNYEAFGVVRPGVPFQVLAVDRGWGKVRLTGERETGYVSAALFHALPDPEPAPVAAPIAEEAVRSAVIGGVAGGGAEGQVENTQAEALREVLAGSGVNSEATVYVTRTGRKFHLEGCKHLRSRTFAIPLAEAMLDYSPCRTCKPLQPREAEGDGTPEGENAPDDENESEDDESGA encoded by the coding sequence ATGAGAGCCCGCCTCGTACTGTGCTTCGGGATCGTGGCATGCCTTTTCGCGCCTGTCGCCAGCGCGCAGTCCGGCGCCCCCTCCCGCTCGTCGACATCGAGCGAAACCATGGCGACGGGGCAGCAGGTGGGCTACCTCCTCGCCGACAAGGTTTACGCCAAACCAGACGCCTTCTCCGAGGAGGTTTCGTCCATCACCCGCGATGACCAGGTGCGGATTACCCCCGTCGCCAATCAGGAAGGGTGGTACGAGGTGTACAAGGTGGGCGAGTCCGTGCGCGCAGGTTTCGCCTTCCGCCCCTACGTCTCCCGCTTCGGATCGGCGGGGTTGGCCTCCTACAAGCCCGAAGAGAACCGGCGGACTGGCGGCGAACGTGCGTCCGCGGACGAGCCGCTGTCTGAGGTGGTGTTCGCTGCGGTGCCTGCGGGAACGGGCGCGATCCGCATCGTCAACGAGTGGGCGAACGTCCGTGTCGGGCCGGGGATGAACTATGAGGCTTTCGGGGTCGTCCGGCCAGGTGTCCCCTTCCAAGTGCTCGCGGTCGATCGGGGGTGGGGCAAAGTCCGACTTACCGGCGAGCGGGAGACGGGGTACGTCTCCGCCGCGCTCTTCCACGCCCTCCCCGATCCGGAGCCCGCTCCCGTCGCGGCTCCCATCGCCGAAGAGGCCGTCCGGTCCGCCGTGATCGGCGGCGTGGCCGGAGGCGGTGCAGAAGGACAGGTCGAGAACACCCAGGCTGAGGCGCTGCGGGAAGTGCTCGCCGGGTCCGGCGTCAACAGCGAGGCAACGGTATACGTGACGCGCACGGGGCGGAAATTCCACCTGGAGGGCTGCAAGCACCTCCGCTCGCGCACGTTCGCCATCCCGCTCGCCGAAGCGATGCTCGACTACTCCCCCTGCCGCACGTGCAAACCGCTGCAACCCCGCGAGGCGGAGGGAGACGGCACGCCTGAAGGAGAAAACGCACCCGACGACGAAAACGAATCAGAGGACGACGAGTCCGGCGCGTAA
- the rsgA gene encoding ribosome small subunit-dependent GTPase A: MPDAPDPSSPAVREGLVLRSTGSWYEVRTDDGEIFQARVRGKFRLEERDVTNPVAVGDRVAMRMDADGTGLIVELLPRHNKLSRRAAGRRAGREHVLVANVDAAWCVQASRLPSFNPGFVDRFLVMAEAYGVPAGIVVNKSDLIVREDHAEDVAYWQGLYASLGYPVLLVSAETGDGIEGFRERLAGKISVVAGPSGVGKSTLLNAVEPTLGLRTGEVSEKTKKGRHTTTFAELLPVAGGYVADTPGIREYGIWDMAPEELSGYFIEMLPYLSDCKFSPCTHDHEPECAVKEAVENDEIAPERYLSYLNILASLQGDDVGR; this comes from the coding sequence ATGCCCGACGCCCCCGATCCCTCCTCACCTGCCGTCCGAGAGGGACTCGTCCTCCGCTCCACCGGCAGTTGGTACGAGGTCCGCACCGACGACGGCGAGATTTTCCAGGCCCGAGTGCGCGGGAAGTTCAGGCTCGAAGAGCGCGACGTCACGAACCCCGTCGCGGTCGGCGACCGCGTGGCGATGCGGATGGACGCCGACGGAACCGGACTGATCGTCGAACTCCTCCCCCGCCACAACAAGCTGAGCCGGCGGGCGGCGGGCCGGCGGGCCGGCCGCGAGCACGTGCTCGTGGCGAACGTGGATGCGGCGTGGTGCGTGCAGGCGTCGCGGCTCCCCTCGTTCAACCCCGGCTTCGTGGACCGCTTCCTCGTCATGGCCGAGGCGTACGGCGTCCCGGCGGGCATCGTCGTCAACAAGTCGGACCTCATCGTGCGCGAGGATCACGCCGAAGACGTAGCCTACTGGCAGGGGCTGTATGCGAGCCTCGGCTACCCCGTCCTCCTCGTGAGTGCCGAGACCGGCGACGGCATTGAGGGCTTCCGCGAGCGGCTGGCAGGCAAGATCTCCGTCGTTGCCGGCCCCTCCGGCGTCGGGAAGTCCACGCTCCTTAACGCCGTCGAGCCGACACTGGGGCTCCGCACGGGCGAGGTGAGCGAGAAGACGAAGAAGGGCCGCCACACAACGACGTTCGCCGAGCTCCTCCCCGTCGCAGGCGGCTACGTCGCCGACACGCCCGGCATCCGCGAATACGGGATTTGGGACATGGCCCCAGAAGAGCTCTCAGGCTACTTCATCGAGATGCTCCCCTATCTCAGCGACTGCAAGTTCTCGCCCTGCACGCACGACCACGAGCCGGAGTGCGCCGTCAAAGAGGCCGTCGAGAACGACGAGATCGCGCCGGAGCGCTACCTCTCGTACCTCAACATCCTCGCCTCGCTGCAGGGTGACGACGTCGGTCGGTAG
- a CDS encoding ATP-binding protein has product MEPSPSDVLPLLAPELLAATATAEGKRLGSNAAWDAVFGRGELWECLEPEDRRFAGEYLAEAGAGALVTHQVFLVARHHKDLPAPILLNFLPVHVPDAAIGARPVVITGEVLQEPTRWTMDQTKRRRMELLGQMAMGIAHDFNNLLTSILGHVELMTSDPHTEPDAQDQLLTVRRAALDGAALVRKIQRYIRHENEQRFAPLDLSDLVDEVASLTRPYWFNEPRRQGISIRLAKKLHPVAPILGDEAELREVFVNLILNAVQAMPDGGTLTLSTHADGDAYTVAEVRDTGTGMPEATRQRIFEPLFTTKGENGTGMGLPVSYGIVKEHDGAIEVQSESGNGTVFTLRFPARAAESIPAAASAEPTPLADDATSYRVLVVDDEAMVRNVTAKLLRLRGHAVEEASGGTEALEKLADHPFDLVVTDLGMPEMSGHELAYRIRQHHPHLGIVLLTGHTDAEDKSAHVDVVVKKPFQIDALDATIHRVLGST; this is encoded by the coding sequence ATGGAACCGAGTCCCTCCGACGTCCTTCCCCTCCTGGCCCCCGAACTCCTCGCGGCCACTGCCACGGCCGAAGGCAAGCGGCTGGGCTCGAATGCCGCGTGGGACGCCGTCTTCGGGCGGGGCGAGCTGTGGGAATGCCTCGAGCCCGAGGACCGGCGCTTCGCCGGGGAATACCTCGCCGAGGCCGGCGCCGGTGCCCTCGTCACGCACCAGGTCTTCCTCGTCGCCCGCCACCACAAGGACCTCCCGGCCCCGATCCTCCTCAACTTCCTCCCCGTCCACGTCCCCGACGCCGCCATCGGCGCGCGCCCCGTCGTGATCACGGGCGAAGTGCTGCAAGAGCCGACGCGCTGGACGATGGACCAGACGAAGCGCCGCCGGATGGAGCTCCTCGGGCAGATGGCGATGGGGATCGCGCACGACTTCAACAACCTCCTCACGAGCATCCTCGGCCACGTCGAGTTGATGACGAGCGACCCACACACGGAACCCGACGCGCAGGATCAACTCCTCACCGTCCGCCGGGCGGCCCTCGACGGCGCCGCGCTCGTCCGCAAGATCCAGCGCTACATCCGCCACGAGAACGAGCAGCGGTTCGCCCCGCTCGACCTCTCCGACCTCGTGGACGAGGTGGCCTCACTGACGCGGCCGTACTGGTTTAACGAGCCGCGCCGGCAGGGCATCTCGATCCGCCTCGCGAAGAAGCTCCACCCCGTCGCCCCGATCCTTGGGGACGAGGCCGAGCTGCGCGAGGTGTTCGTCAACCTCATCCTCAACGCCGTGCAGGCGATGCCGGACGGCGGCACGCTCACGCTCTCCACCCACGCCGACGGCGACGCCTACACCGTCGCCGAGGTCCGCGACACCGGCACGGGCATGCCGGAGGCGACGCGGCAGCGCATCTTCGAGCCGCTCTTCACGACGAAGGGCGAGAACGGGACGGGCATGGGGCTCCCGGTGTCGTACGGGATCGTGAAGGAGCACGACGGCGCGATCGAGGTGCAGAGCGAATCGGGCAACGGGACCGTGTTCACGCTGCGCTTCCCCGCCCGCGCCGCCGAGTCGATCCCCGCCGCAGCGTCCGCCGAGCCGACACCGCTCGCCGACGACGCGACCTCGTATCGCGTGCTCGTCGTGGACGACGAGGCGATGGTGCGGAACGTGACGGCCAAGCTCCTCCGCCTCCGCGGCCACGCCGTCGAGGAGGCCAGCGGCGGGACAGAAGCGCTCGAAAAGCTCGCCGACCACCCCTTCGACCTCGTCGTCACCGACCTCGGGATGCCGGAGATGAGCGGGCACGAGTTGGCTTACCGCATCCGCCAGCACCATCCCCATCTCGGCATCGTTCTGCTCACCGGCCACACCGACGCCGAGGACAAGTCCGCCCACGTCGATGTCGTCGTCAAGAAGCCCTTCCAGATCGACGCGCTCGACGCGACGATCCACCGCGTGCTCGGCAGCACGTAG
- the topA gene encoding type I DNA topoisomerase, whose translation MKRLVVVESPTKARTIRNFLAKGEYQVEACMGHVRDLPSSASEVPAAIKKESWGTLGVNVDEGYQPVYVIPKEKRKVVKELKDALKNADELYIATDEDREGESIGWHLLEVLKPKVPVRRMVFHEITKEAIQHALTDTREIDQRLVDAQETRRVLDRLVGYTISPLLWKKIAPRLSAGRVQSVAVRVLVQRERERLDFVSAGYWDLKATLEQAKQEFEATLVALGEQKLATGRDFDENTGKLKEGSDAFVLEEAQAKDLADRLPSEPWRVASVESKVITRRPAPPFITSTMQQEANRKLGLSARDSMRVAQKLYEQGHITYMRTDSPNLSSEAIGASRRAVEERYGAKYLSPKPRQFSAKKSSGAQEAHEAIRPAGTQMRTKSEIGLSGVEGKLYDLIWKRTVATQMADAKLRQTRAEITAGEAGPEQATFRANGQTVEFPGFFRAYVEGSDDPNAALEDRDNPLPELNEGDTPDCHGVEALGHETKPPARYTDATLVRMLESEGVGRPSTYASIIDTIVNRGYVRRDGKQLAPTFTAFATNNLLEHNFEQLVDTGFTAEMEQILDDIASGDKEPVRFLERFFRGDSGIEPRVEAGLEGIDAREMSTIEHPKWGPFRVRVGKFGPYVEGELDGETKTASLPEALAPADADEASLRDLLRTSNKPDEILGIHPEFDQPVLVKQGPYGPYVQLGDDDQEGKPKRTSLPKGVKAEDVDLPLALGLLSLPRTLGEHPDGGVVKSSIGRYGPYVQHGSLFASLKAEDDVLKVKLDRAVELLAQKRQKNKPLRTLGAHPETGDPIEVFEGRYGPYVKHKRTNATIPKGTEPDDVTLEQAVELLAEKAGKKGGKKGGRRKKTA comes from the coding sequence ATGAAACGACTCGTCGTCGTAGAGTCCCCGACCAAGGCCCGCACGATCCGCAATTTCCTCGCGAAAGGGGAGTACCAGGTCGAGGCGTGCATGGGCCACGTCCGCGATCTGCCGTCCTCCGCCTCCGAAGTCCCCGCCGCCATTAAGAAGGAGTCGTGGGGCACGCTCGGCGTGAACGTGGACGAGGGCTACCAGCCCGTCTACGTCATCCCGAAGGAGAAGCGGAAGGTGGTGAAGGAACTGAAGGACGCGCTCAAGAACGCCGACGAGCTTTATATCGCGACGGACGAGGACCGCGAGGGCGAGTCGATCGGTTGGCACCTCCTCGAAGTGCTTAAGCCGAAAGTGCCGGTGCGTCGGATGGTGTTCCACGAGATCACGAAGGAGGCCATCCAGCACGCCCTCACCGACACGCGCGAGATCGACCAGCGGCTCGTCGACGCGCAGGAGACGCGGCGCGTGCTCGACCGGCTCGTGGGCTACACGATCAGCCCCCTCCTGTGGAAGAAGATCGCCCCGCGCCTCTCGGCCGGGCGCGTGCAGAGCGTCGCCGTCCGCGTGCTCGTCCAGCGCGAGCGCGAGCGGCTCGACTTCGTGTCGGCCGGCTACTGGGACCTCAAGGCGACGCTGGAGCAGGCCAAGCAGGAGTTCGAAGCCACCCTCGTGGCGCTCGGCGAGCAGAAGCTTGCGACGGGCCGTGACTTCGACGAGAACACGGGCAAGCTGAAGGAGGGATCGGACGCCTTCGTGCTCGAAGAGGCGCAGGCGAAGGATCTCGCGGACCGGCTCCCGAGCGAGCCGTGGCGCGTCGCGTCGGTCGAGTCGAAGGTGATCACACGGCGGCCCGCGCCGCCGTTCATCACGTCGACGATGCAGCAGGAGGCCAACCGCAAGCTCGGGCTCTCCGCCCGCGACTCGATGCGCGTAGCGCAGAAGCTCTACGAGCAGGGCCACATCACGTATATGCGGACCGACTCGCCGAACCTCTCGTCGGAGGCCATCGGCGCGAGCCGCCGCGCCGTCGAAGAGCGGTACGGCGCGAAGTACCTCTCGCCGAAGCCACGGCAGTTCTCGGCGAAGAAGAGCAGCGGGGCGCAGGAGGCGCACGAGGCTATCCGCCCGGCCGGCACGCAGATGCGGACGAAGAGCGAGATCGGACTGAGCGGCGTCGAAGGCAAGCTCTACGACCTCATCTGGAAGCGGACCGTCGCCACGCAGATGGCCGACGCGAAGCTGCGGCAGACGCGCGCCGAGATCACGGCCGGCGAGGCCGGGCCGGAGCAGGCGACGTTCCGCGCGAACGGGCAGACCGTCGAGTTCCCCGGCTTCTTCCGCGCTTACGTCGAGGGCTCCGACGATCCGAACGCGGCGCTCGAAGACCGCGACAACCCGCTCCCCGAGCTCAACGAGGGCGATACGCCCGATTGCCACGGCGTCGAAGCGCTCGGCCACGAGACGAAGCCGCCGGCGCGCTACACCGACGCGACGCTCGTCCGCATGCTGGAGAGCGAGGGCGTCGGCCGCCCGAGCACGTATGCGTCCATCATCGACACGATCGTGAACCGGGGCTACGTCCGCCGCGACGGCAAGCAGCTCGCCCCGACATTCACCGCCTTCGCCACGAACAACCTCCTCGAGCACAACTTCGAGCAGCTCGTCGACACCGGCTTCACGGCCGAGATGGAGCAGATCCTCGACGACATCGCGAGCGGCGACAAGGAGCCGGTGCGCTTCCTCGAACGCTTCTTCCGCGGCGACAGCGGGATCGAGCCCCGCGTCGAGGCCGGGCTCGAAGGGATCGATGCCCGCGAGATGTCGACGATCGAGCACCCGAAGTGGGGGCCGTTCCGCGTCCGCGTCGGCAAGTTCGGTCCGTACGTCGAAGGCGAGCTCGACGGCGAGACGAAGACGGCCTCGCTCCCCGAAGCCCTCGCCCCGGCCGACGCCGACGAGGCGAGCCTGCGCGACCTTCTCCGCACGAGCAACAAGCCGGACGAAATCCTCGGCATCCACCCGGAGTTCGACCAGCCCGTCCTCGTCAAGCAGGGACCTTACGGCCCGTACGTCCAACTCGGCGACGACGATCAGGAAGGCAAGCCGAAGCGGACCTCGCTCCCGAAGGGGGTGAAGGCGGAGGATGTGGACTTGCCGCTCGCGCTCGGGCTGCTCTCGCTCCCGCGCACGCTCGGCGAGCACCCCGATGGCGGGGTCGTAAAGTCGAGCATCGGCCGCTACGGCCCGTACGTCCAGCACGGCAGCCTCTTCGCCTCGCTCAAAGCCGAGGACGACGTGCTGAAGGTGAAGCTCGATCGGGCGGTGGAGTTGCTCGCACAGAAGCGGCAGAAGAACAAGCCGCTCCGCACGCTCGGCGCGCACCCCGAAACCGGCGACCCGATCGAGGTCTTCGAGGGGCGCTACGGCCCGTACGTCAAGCACAAGCGGACGAACGCGACGATCCCGAAGGGCACCGAGCCGGACGACGTGACGCTGGAGCAGGCCGTCGAACTGCTAGCCGAGAAGGCGGGCAAGAAGGGCGGGAAGAAAGGCGGTCGTCGGAAGAAGACCGCGTAA
- the lon gene encoding endopeptidase La, with protein sequence MNRIPLWLADEEAAQSIPLLTPDEEKKMHEADLPGDLAVLALRNTVLFPGVVLPITVGRDASLKLVKDAYAGERLIGVVSQHDADVENPNPDDLYRVGTAATILKLIKMPDGSVSIVIQGKRRFRITEFTQEDPYLRATVEPIDEDVPDEDVELAARVRSIKELAIQIVNMSPNLPSEAAYAIQNIESPSFLIHFIASNLQIDVENKQELLETIPIIERAQLVTKYLQQEIQVLQISEEIRSKVKTDVDQQQREYLLRQQLKTIQDELGESEGGAAEAGELRERLEKRGDELPERVRETLEKELTKLARTNPASPEYGVVRNYAETILDLPWRHYSEDHLDIKRAEEILDEDHFGLEDVKRRILEYLAVLKLKGDMKAPILCFYGPPGVGKTSLGKSIARSIDREFVRMSLGGVRDEAEIRGHRRTYIGALPGRILQGLKKAGTSNPVFMLDEVDKLGADFRGDPSSALLEVLDPEQNDSFNDHYLELDYDLSKVLFIATANYLDQIPPPLRDRMEIIEINGYTPSEKLAIAKQYLVPRQVERNGLKEEQFEITDDALALIIEGYTRESGVRQLERTIGSVVRGVAKKVALGETEHETIERDDVETYLRSRKFFSDVAERTEVPGVATGLAWTPVGGDILFIEASLSRGSGRLILTGQLGDVMKESAQAAFSYLKAHAEELSIPLDAFRYWDVHVHVPAGAIPKDGPSAGVAMISALTSIYTQRCVKHTVAMTGEITLRGLVLPVGGIKEKVLAAKRAGIEKVVLPEKNRKDIDEIKESAIEGLEVAYVSRISELFEHVLETKAQADPEEKFALPEREKQLIAGHSHPAPQPTAEGETVMQ encoded by the coding sequence ATGAATCGAATCCCGCTGTGGCTCGCCGACGAAGAGGCGGCCCAGAGTATCCCCCTCCTCACGCCCGACGAGGAGAAGAAGATGCACGAGGCCGACCTCCCCGGCGACCTCGCCGTGCTCGCCCTCCGCAACACCGTCCTCTTCCCCGGCGTCGTCCTTCCCATCACCGTCGGGCGCGACGCCTCGCTCAAGCTCGTCAAAGACGCCTACGCCGGCGAACGCCTCATCGGCGTCGTCTCCCAGCACGACGCCGACGTCGAAAATCCGAACCCCGACGACCTCTACCGCGTCGGCACGGCGGCCACGATCCTCAAGCTGATCAAGATGCCCGACGGCTCCGTCAGCATCGTGATCCAGGGCAAGCGGCGCTTCCGCATCACCGAGTTCACGCAGGAGGACCCCTACCTCCGCGCCACCGTCGAGCCCATCGACGAAGACGTGCCGGACGAAGACGTCGAGCTCGCCGCCCGCGTCCGCTCCATCAAGGAGCTCGCGATCCAGATCGTGAACATGAGCCCGAACCTCCCCAGCGAGGCGGCCTACGCGATCCAGAACATCGAGTCCCCCAGCTTCCTCATCCACTTCATTGCGTCGAACCTCCAGATCGACGTCGAGAACAAGCAGGAGCTGCTCGAGACAATCCCGATCATCGAGCGCGCGCAGCTCGTGACGAAGTACCTCCAGCAGGAGATTCAGGTGCTCCAGATCTCCGAGGAGATCCGCTCGAAGGTAAAAACCGACGTCGACCAGCAACAGCGCGAGTACCTCCTCCGCCAGCAGCTCAAGACGATCCAGGACGAACTCGGCGAGAGCGAGGGCGGCGCGGCCGAGGCCGGCGAACTCCGCGAACGCCTCGAAAAGCGCGGTGACGAGCTGCCCGAGCGCGTCCGCGAGACGCTCGAAAAAGAGCTCACCAAGCTGGCCCGCACGAACCCCGCGAGCCCCGAGTACGGCGTCGTCCGCAACTACGCCGAGACGATCCTCGACCTCCCGTGGCGGCACTACTCCGAGGACCACCTCGACATTAAACGGGCCGAGGAGATCCTCGACGAGGACCACTTCGGGCTCGAAGACGTCAAGCGGCGCATCCTTGAATACCTCGCCGTGCTGAAGCTGAAGGGCGACATGAAGGCCCCGATCCTGTGCTTCTACGGCCCGCCCGGCGTCGGCAAGACCTCGCTCGGTAAGAGCATCGCGCGGAGCATAGACCGTGAGTTCGTGCGGATGTCGCTCGGCGGCGTCCGCGACGAGGCCGAGATCCGCGGCCACCGGCGGACCTACATTGGCGCGCTCCCCGGCCGCATCCTCCAGGGCCTGAAGAAGGCGGGCACGTCGAACCCCGTGTTCATGCTCGACGAGGTGGACAAGCTCGGCGCCGACTTCCGGGGCGACCCGTCCTCGGCCCTGCTCGAAGTCCTCGACCCCGAGCAGAACGACAGCTTCAACGACCACTACCTCGAGCTCGACTACGACCTCTCGAAGGTCCTCTTCATCGCCACGGCGAACTACCTCGACCAGATCCCGCCGCCGCTACGCGACCGGATGGAGATCATCGAGATCAACGGCTACACGCCGTCGGAGAAGCTCGCGATCGCGAAGCAGTACCTCGTCCCGCGCCAGGTCGAGCGCAATGGGTTGAAGGAGGAGCAGTTCGAGATCACCGACGACGCCCTCGCGCTCATTATCGAGGGCTATACGCGCGAGAGCGGCGTCCGCCAGCTCGAACGGACGATCGGCTCGGTCGTCCGCGGCGTCGCCAAGAAGGTGGCGCTCGGCGAGACCGAGCACGAGACGATTGAGCGCGACGATGTCGAGACCTACCTCCGCAGCCGGAAGTTCTTTTCCGACGTGGCCGAGCGGACCGAAGTGCCCGGCGTGGCAACGGGCCTCGCGTGGACGCCCGTCGGCGGCGACATCCTCTTCATCGAGGCCAGCCTCAGCCGGGGCTCCGGCCGCCTCATCCTCACCGGCCAGCTCGGCGATGTGATGAAGGAGAGCGCGCAGGCCGCGTTTTCGTACCTCAAGGCCCACGCCGAGGAGCTGTCGATCCCGCTCGATGCCTTCCGCTACTGGGATGTCCACGTCCACGTCCCCGCCGGTGCCATCCCGAAAGACGGTCCGAGCGCAGGCGTGGCGATGATCTCCGCGCTGACCAGCATCTACACCCAGCGCTGCGTCAAGCACACCGTTGCCATGACGGGAGAGATCACGTTGCGCGGGCTCGTCCTCCCCGTCGGCGGAATCAAAGAGAAGGTGCTGGCCGCCAAGCGCGCCGGGATCGAGAAAGTCGTCCTCCCCGAGAAGAACCGGAAGGACATCGACGAGATCAAAGAGAGCGCGATTGAAGGACTTGAGGTCGCGTACGTCTCGCGCATCAGCGAGCTCTTCGAGCACGTCTTGGAGACGAAGGCCCAGGCCGATCCCGAGGAGAAGTTCGCCCTCCCCGAGCGGGAAAAGCAGCTCATCGCCGGCCACAGTCATCCCGCCCCGCAGCCGACTGCCGAGGGCGAGACGGTGATGCAGTAG